A portion of the Macaca thibetana thibetana isolate TM-01 chromosome 9, ASM2454274v1, whole genome shotgun sequence genome contains these proteins:
- the ZSWIM8 gene encoding zinc finger SWIM domain-containing protein 8 isoform X1, with the protein MELMFAEWEDGERFSFEDSDRFEEDSLCSFISEAESLCQNWRGWRKQSAGPNSPTGGGGGGGSGGTRMRDGLVIPLVELSAKQVAFHIPFEVVEKVYPPVPEQLQLRIAFWSFPENEEDIRLYSCLANGSADEFQRGDQLFRMRAVKDPLQIGFHLSATVVPPQMVPPKGAYNVAVMFDRCRVTSCSCTCGAGAKWCTHVVALCLFRIHNASAVCLRAPVSESLSRLQRDQLQKFAQYLISELPQQILPTAQRLLDELLSSQSTAINTVCGAPDPTAGPSASDQSTWYLDESTLTDNIKKTLHKFCGPSPVVFSDVNSMYLSSTEPPAAAEWACLLRPLRGREPEGVWNLLSIVREMFKRRDSNAAPLLEILTDQCLTYEQITGWWYSVRTSASHSSASGHTGRSNGQSEVAAHACASMCDEMVTLWRLAVLDPALSPQRRRELCTQLRQWQLKVIENVKRGQHKKTLERLFPGFRPAVEACYFNWEEAYPLPGVTYSGTDRKLALCWARALPSRPGASRSGGLEESRDRPRPLPAEPAVRPKEPGTKRKGLGEGVPSSQRGPRRLSAEGGDKALHKMGPGGGKAKALGGAGSGSKGSAGGGSKRRLSSEDSSLEPDLAEMSLDDSSLALGAEASTFGGFPESPPPCPLHGGSRGPSAFLPEPPDTYEEDGGVYFSEGPEPPTASAGPPGLLPGDVCTRDDVPSTDESGSGLPKTKEAAPAVGEEDDDYQAYYLNAQDGAGGEEEKAEGGAGEEHDLFAGLKPLEQESRMEVLFACAEALHAHGYSNEASRLTVELAQDLLANPPDLKVEPPPAKGKKNKVSTSRQTWVATNTLSKAAFLLTVLSERPEHHNLAFRVGMFALELQRPPASTKALEVKLAYQESEVAALLKKIPLGPSEMSTMRCRAEELREGTLCDYRPVLPLMLASFIFDVLCAPVVSPTGSRPPSRNWNSETPGDEELGFEAAVAALGMKTTVSEAEHPLLCEGTRREKGDLALALMITYKDDQAKLKKILDKLLDRESQTHKPQTLSSFYSSSRPTTASQRSPSKHGGPSAPGALQPLTSGSAGPAQPGSVAGAGPGPTEGFTEKNVPESSPHSPCEGLPSEAALTPRPEGKVPSRLALGSRGGYNGRGWGSPGRPKKKHTGMASIDSSAPETTSDSSPTLSRRPLRGGWAPTSWGRGQDSDSISSSSSDSLGSSSSSGSRRASASGGARAKTVEVGRYKGRRPESHAPHVPNQPSEAAAHFYFELAKTVLIKAGGNSSTSIFTHPSSSGGHQGPHRNLHLCAFEIGLYALGLHNFVSPNWLSRTYSSHVSWITGQAMEIGSAALTILVECWDGHLTPPEVASLADRASRARDSNMVRAAAELALSCLPHAHALNPNEIQRALVQCKEQDNLMLEKACMAVEEAAKGGGVYPEVLFEVAHQWFWLYEQTAGGSSTAREGATSCSASGIRAAGEAGRGMPEGRGGPGTEPVTVAAAAVTAAATVVPVISVGSSLYPGPGLGHGHSPGLHPYTALQPHLPCSPQYLTHPAHPAHPMPHMPRPAVFPVPSSAYPQGVHPAFLGAQYPYSVTPPSLAATAVSFPVPSMAPITVHPYHTEPGLPLPTSVACELWGQGTVSSVHPASTFPAIQGASLPALTTQPSPLVSGGFPPPEEETHSQPVSPHSLHHLHAAYRVGMLALEMLGRRAHNDHPNNFSRSPPYTDDVKWLLGLAAKLGDRHGDAAAAESRSCPQPPACPGLPPTGAALPAGIHAVHPPPLDSPDSCGLRRLCECDPERPQRLLPDAHGHDAVQRHPTEPQAQQTDQGAVAAGLTRDGHLLPLSLSPVGSYTGTQACGYGGPSHRGSEAWLDRSSSLSSLVAQTDSCSWAVAWGQDVSDPRSLGLGETALSGRGRWVASGIYLAFINI; encoded by the exons ATGGAGCTGATGTTTGCGGAGTGGGAGGACGGAGAGCGCTTCTCATTCGAGGATTCGGACCGTTTTGAGGAGGATTCGCTCTGTTCCTTCATCTCCGAGGCCGAGAGCCTCTGCCAGAACTGGCGGGGATGGCGCAAACAGTCAGCGGGGCCCAATTCCCCCACTGGCGGCGGTGGCGGAGGTGGCAGTGGCGGTACCAGAATGCGAG ATGGACTGGTGATTCCATTGGTGGAGCTGTCAGCAAAGCAGGTGGCATTTCACATCCCATTTGAAGTGGTGGAGAAAGTTTACCCACCGGTGCCTGAGCAGCTACAGCTCCGAATTGCTTTTTGGAGCTTCCCTGAGAATGAAGAGGACATTCG GCTGTATTCATGCCTGGCCAATGGCAGTGCAGATGAGTTTCAGCGAGGGGATCAGCTCTTCCGCATGAGGGCTGTGAAGGACCCACTGCAGATAG GGTTCCACCTGAGTGCTACAGTGGTGCCACCTCAGATGGTCCCTCCCAAAGGGGCCTACAACGTGGCTGTGATGTTTGACCGCTGCCGGGTCACTTCCTGCAGCTGTACCTGTGGGGCTGGGGCCAAATGGTGCACCCACGTCGTGGCACTCTGTCTCTTCCGCATCCACAAC GCTTCTGCAGTCTGCCTGCGAGCCCCAGTCTCAGAGTCCCTGTCCCGGCTACAGAGGGACCAGCTGCAGAAGTTTGCTCAGTACCTCATCAGTGAGCTCCCTCAGCAG ATCCTCCCCACAGCTCAGCGTCTCCTGGACGAACTCCTGTCTTCCCAGTCAACAGCCATCAATACAGTGTGTGGAGCTCCGG ACCCCACAGCAGGGCCCTCAGCATCGGACCAGAGTACTTGGTATCTAGATGAATCGACACTCACTGACAACATCAAGAAGACACTGCACAAGTTCTGTGGCCCCTCCCCTGTGGTCTTCAG TGATGTGAACTCCATGTATCTGTCTTCCACGGAGCCGCCAGCCGCTGCTGAATGGGCATGTCTGCTGCGCCCTCTGAGAGGCCGTGAGCCGGAGGGCGTCTGGAACCTGCTAAGCATCGTGCGGGAGATGTTCAAGCGGAGGGACAGCAATGCTGCCCCCTTGTTGGAAATCCTCACTGACCAGTGCCTCACCTATGAGCAG ATAACAGGTTGGTGGTATAGCGTACGTACCTCAGCCTCACACAGCAGTGCCAGTGGGCACACGGGCCGTAGCAACGGGCAGTCAGAGGTGGCAGCCCATGCCTGTGCCAGCATGTGTGACGAGATGGTCACACTGTGGAGGCTGGCTGTGCTGGACCCTGCACTCAGCCCCCAGCG GCGCCGGGAACTGTGTACGCAGCTGCGGCAGTGGCAACTGAAGGTGATTGAGAACGTCAAGCGGGGCCAACACAAGAAGACGCTGGAGCGGCTCTTCCCTGGCTTCCGGCCAGCGGTGGAGGCCTGCTACTTCAACTGGGAAGAGGCCTACCCACTTCCCGGTGTCACCTACAGCGGCACTGACAGGAAGctggcactgtgctgggcccgGGCCCTGCCCTCTCGGCCAGGTGCCTCCCGCTCTGGGGGCCTGGAGGAATCCCGGGACCGGCCCCGACCCCTTCCTGCTGAGCCAGCTGTGCGGCCCAAGGAGCCTGGGACCAAGCGAAAGGGCTTGGGTGAGGGGGTCCCCTCATCACAGCGGGGTCCCCGCCGCCTCTCAGCTGAAGGGGGAGATAAAGCTCTGCATAAGATGGGTCCAGGTGGGGGCAAAGCCAAGGCACTGGGTGGGGCTGGCAGTGGGAGCAAGGGCTCAGCAGGTGGTGGGAGCAAGCGACGACTGAGCAGTGAAGACAGCTCCCTGGAGCCTGACCTGGCCGAGatgagcctggatgacagcagcCTGGCCCTGGGCGCAGAGGCCAGCACCTTCGGGGGATTCCCTGAGAGCCCTCCACCCTGTCCTCTCCACGGTGGCTCCCGAGGCCCTTCTGCTTTCCTTCCTGAGCCCCCAGATACTTATGAAGAAGATGGTGGTGTGTACTTCTCAGAAGGGCCTGAGCCTCCCACAGCCTCTGCCGGTCCCCCTGGCCTACTGCCTGGGGATGTCTGTACCCGGGACGACGTCCCTTCTACAGATGAGAGTGGCAGTGGGCTTCCCAAAACCAAAGAGGCAGCCCCTGCAGTTGGAGAGGAGGATGACGACTACCAGGCGTACTATCTGAATGCCCAGGATGGGGCTGGGGGCGAGGAAGAGAAGGCCGAGGGCGGGGCTGGGGAGGAGCACGATCTGTTTGCTGGGCTGAAGCCGCTGGAACAGGAGAGCCGCATGGAG GTACTGTTTGCCTGTGCTGAGGCCCTGCATGCACATGGCTACAGCAATGAGGCCTCCCGTCTCACCGTGGAGCTTGCCCAGGATCTGCTAGCCAACCCACCCGACCTCAAGGTAGAGCCGCCCCCTGCCAAG gGCAAGAAAAACAAGGTATCCACGAGCCGTCAGACCTGGGTGGCTACCAACACCCTGAGCAAGGCAGCTTTCCTGTTGACAGTGCTAAGTGAGCGTCCAGAGCACCACAACCTGGCCTTCCGAGTTGGCATGTTTGCCTTGGAGCTGCAGAGGCCTCCAGCTTCTACCAAGGCCTTGGAG GTGAAGCTGGCAtaccaggagtctgaggtggctGCCTTGCTCAAGAAGATCCCTTTGGGTCCGAGCGAGATGAGTACCATGCGGTGCCGGGCAGAGGAGCTTCGGGAGGGGACGCTCTGTGACTATCGGCCTGTGTTGCCTCTCATGTTGGCCAGTTTCATCTTTGACGTTCTCTGTGCTCCAG TGGTTTCTCCCACAGGTTCCCGGCCCCCAAGTCGCAACTGGAACAGCGAGACACCTGGGGATGAGGAACTGGGATTTGAAGCAGCAGTTGCTGCCTTGG GCATGAAGACAACAGTGAGCGAGGCAGAACATCCCCTCTTATGTGAAGGTACACGTCGGGAGAAGGGTGACCTGGCATTAGCACTAATGATCACTTACAAGGACGACCAGGCCAAGCTTAAGAAG ATCTTAGACAAACTCTTGGACCGAGAGAGCCAGACACATAAGCCACAGACGCTGAGTTCTTTCTACTCATCTAGCCGCCCAACCACAGCCAGCCAGAGGTCTCCTTCAAAGCACGGGGGCCCATCTGCCCCAGGGGCCCTGCAACCACTGACCTCAGGCTCTGCAGGGCCTGCTCAGCCAGGGAGTGTGGcaggggctgggccaggcccCACTGAGGGCTTCACAGAGAAGAATGTGCCTG AGAGTTCCCCACATTCCCCCTGTGAGGGTCTTCCATCTGAGGCAGCTTTGACCCCCAGGCCAGAAGGGAAGGTTCCTAGCCGGTTGGCACTTGGCAGTCGTGGAGGCTATAATGGACGGGGATGGGGGTCTCCAGGACGGCCTAAGAAGAAGCACACAG GCATGGCCAGCATTGACAGCAGTGCCCCTGAAACAACATCGGATAGCTCCCCGACCTTAAGCCGGAGACCACTTCGAGGGGGCTGGgcccccacctcctggggtcGAGGTCAGGACAGTGACAGCATTAGCAGCTCTTCTTCGGACTCCCTGGGCTCCTCATCCTCCAGTGGAAGTCGCCGGGCCAGTGCCAGTGGAGGAGCCCGGGCAAAGACTGTTGAAGTTGGCAG GTACAAGGGCCGCCGCCCCGAGAGTCATGCCCCCCATGTACCCAATCAGCCATCAGAGGCAGCTGCACACTTCTACTTCGAGCTGGCGAAGACAGTGCTGATCAAGGCAGGGGGCAACAGCAGCACTTCCATTTTCACACATCCATCTTCCTCAGGGGGCCACCAGGGTCCTCACCGCAACCTGCACCTTTGCGCCTTCGAGATTGGGCTTTATGCCCTTGGCCTGCACAACTTTGTTTCTCCCAACTGGCTCTCACGTACTTATTCTTCTCACGTTTCCTGGATTACAG GCCAGGCCATGGAGATAGGCAGCGCAGCCCTGACTATACTGGTAGAATGCTGGGATGGGCACCTGACACCCCCTGAGGTTGCATCCCTGGCTGACAGGGCATCACGGGCAAGAGACTCCAATATGGTGAGGGCAGCAGCAGAGCTGGCCCTGAGCTGCCTGCCTCATGCCCATGCATTGAACCCTAATGAGATCCAGCGGGCCCTGGTGCAGTGCAAGGAACAG GACAACCTGATGTTGGAGAAGGCCTGCATGGCAGTGGAAGAGGCAGCTAAGGGTGGGGGAGTGTACCCTGAAGTGTTGTTTGAGGTTGCTCACCAGTGGTTCTGGCTATATGAGCAAACTGCAGGTGGCTCATCCACAGCCCGTGAAGGGGCTACAAGCTGTAGTGCCAGTGGGATCAGGGCAGCTGGGGAGGCTGGGCGGGGTATGCCTGAGGGTAGAGGGGGCCCAGGGACTGAGCCGGTTACAGTGGCGGCGGCAGCAGTGACAGCAGCAGCCACAGTGGTGCCCGTCATCTCGGTGGGGTCTAGTTTGTACCCGGGTCCAGGACTGGGGCATGGCCACTCCCCTGGCCTGCACCCCTACACTGCTCTACAGCCCCACTTGCCCTGTAGCCCTCAGTACCTCACTCACCCAGCTCACCCTGCCCACCCCATGCCTCACATGCCCCGGCCTGCCGTCTTCCCTGTGCCCAGCTCTGCATACCCACAG GGTGTGCATCCTGCATTCCTGGGGGCTCAGTACCCTTATTCAGTGACTCCTCCCTCACTTGCTGCCACTGCTGTGTCTTTCCCCGTCCCTTCCATGGCACCCATCACAGTACATCCCTACCACACAGAGCCAGGGCTTCCACTGCCCACCAGTGTGGCCTGTGAGTTGTGGGGCCAGGGAACAG TGAGCAGTGTCCATCCAGCATCCACATTTCCAGCCATCCAGGGTGCCTCACTGCCTGCCCTGACCACACAGCCCAGCCCTCTGGTGAGCGGCGGTTTTCCACCACCCGAGGAGGAGACGCACAGTCAGCCAGTCAGTCCCCACAGCCTGCACCACCTGCATGCTGCCTACCGTGTCG GAATGCTGGCACTGGAGATGCTGGGTCGCCGGGCACACAACGATCACCCCAACAACTTCTCCCGCTCCCCCCCCTACACTGATGATGTCAAATGGTTGCTGGGGCTGGCAGCAAAGCTGG GAGATCGTCATGGAGACGCTGCAGCGGCTGAGTCCCGCTCATGCCCACAACCACCTGCGTGCCCCGGCCTTCCACCAACTGGTGCAGCGCTGCCAGCAGGCATACATGCAG TACATCCACCACCGCTTGATTCACCTGACTCCTGCGGACTACGACGACTTTGTGAATGCGATCCGGAGCGCCCGCAGCGCCTTCTGCCTGACGCCCATGGGCATGATGCAGTTCAACGACATCCTACAGAACCTCAAGCGCAGCAAACAGACCAAGGAGCTGTGGCAGCGGGTCTCACTCgagatggccaccttctccccCTGAGTCTTTCACCCGTAGGGTCCTATACAGGGACCCAGGCCTGTGGCTATGGGGGCCCCTCACACAGGGGGAGTGAAGCTTGGCTGGACAGATCATCCTCACTCAGTTCCCTGGTAGCCCAGACTGACAGCTGCTCTTGGGCTGTAGCCTGGGGCCAAGATGTCTCAGACCCTAGAAGCCTAGGGCTGGGGGAGACAGCCCTGTCTGGGAGGGGGCGTTGGGTGGCCTCTGGTATTTATTtggcatttataaatatataa